From a single Brassica napus cultivar Da-Ae chromosome C9, Da-Ae, whole genome shotgun sequence genomic region:
- the LOC106436981 gene encoding probable copper-transporting ATPase HMA5 translates to MATKLLSLTCIRKERFSGRYPVLWKHLNNRPRGGGGDGSPSETAVLKIDDEEAIASAVFGVTGMTCSACAGSIEKEIKRLPGIHEAVIDALNHRAQIQFYPSSVNVETIRETIEDAGFEASLIENEANERSRQVCRIRINGMTCTSCSSTIESVLQSLNGVQRAHVALAIEEAEVHYDPTLLSYDKLLEEIENAGFEAVLISTGEDVSKIDLKIDGEFTDESMMMIEKSLEALPGVQSVEISHGSDKISVLYKPDVTGPRNFIRVIESTVFGHSGHIKATVFSEGGVGRESQKQEEIKQYYKSFLWSLVFTVPVFLTAMVFMYIPGIKHLLMYKVVNMLTIGEITRWLLATPVQFIIGWRFYVGSYRALRRGSANMDVLIALGTNAAYFYSLYTVLRAATSPDFKGVDFFETSAMLISFIILGKYLEIMAKGKTSQAIAKLMNLAPDTAILLAVDEEGSVTGEEEIDGRLIQKNDVIKIVPGAKVASDGYVIWGQSHVNESMITGEARPVAKRKGDTVIGGTLNENGVLHVKVTRVGSESALAQIVRLVESAQLAKAPVQKLADRISKFFVPLVIFLSFSTWLAWFLAGKLHWYPEAWIPSSMDSFELALQFGISVMVIACPCALGLATPTAVMVGTGVGASQGVLIKGGQALERAHKVNCIVFDKTGTLTMGKPVVVKTKLLKNMVLREFYELVAATEVNSEHPLAKAIVEYGKKFRDDEENPAWPEAHGFVSITGNGVRATVNGKEIMVGNKNFMSGYKINITADAEELLAEAEGMAQTGILVSIDSELVGVLAVSDPVKPNAREAISILKSMNIKSIMVTGDNWGTANSIAREVGIDSVIAEAKPEQKAEKVKELQAAGHVVAMVGDGVNDSPALVAADVGMAIGAGTDIAIEAADIVLMKSNLEDVITAIDLSRKTFSRIRLNYVWALGYNLMGIPIAAGVLFPSTRFRLPPWIAGAAMAASSVSVVCCSLLLKNYKRPKRLDSLAIREVQVERV, encoded by the exons CGGCGGCGGCGATGGATCACCGTCGGAGACGGCGGTGCTTAAGATCGACGACGAGGAGGCGATTGCCAGTGCGGTTTTCGGCGTTACAGGGATGACATGCTCCGCGTGCGCTGGATCTATCGAGAAAGAGATCAAGCGTCTCCCCGGAATTCACGAAGCGGTCATCGACGCTCTGAACCATCGGGCTCAAATCCAGTTCTACCCTAGCTCTGTCAAT GTGGAGACAATTCGTGAGACTATTGAAGACGCTGGATTTGAAGCATCGCTGATAGAGAATGAGGCGAATGAGAGGTCCAGACAAGTATGCAGGATACGAATAAACGGTATGACTTGTACCTCATGTTCTTCAACCATTGAAAGCGTACTGCAATCACTTAATGGTGTACAGAGAGCTCACGTTGCCTTAGCAATTGAAGAAGCAGAAGTTCATTATGATCCCACGCTCCTGAGCTACGATAAACTACTGGAAGAGATAGAAAATGCTGGATTTGAAGCCGTACTTATAAGTACAGGAGAGGATGTGAGCAAGATTGATTTGAAGATCGATGGCGAGTTCACTGATGAATCAATGATGATGATTGAAAAATCGCTTGAAGCACTTCCTGGGGTTCAGAGCGTTGAGATCAGCCATGGAAGTGATAAGATATCTGTCTTGTACAAACCCGATGTGACGGGGCCAAGGAACTTCATTCGTGTGATAGAGTCTACTGTCTTTGGTCATAGTGGCCACATCAAGGCAACAGTATTCTCCGAGGGAGGGGTGGGCAGAGAGTCTCAGAAGCAAGAGGAGATCAAGCAGTACTATAAGTCGTTTCTGTGGAGTTTGGTGTTTACGGTACCAGTGTTTTTGACAGCCATGGTCTTTATGTATATCCCTGGAATTAAACATCTGCTGATGTATAAGGTCGTCAATATGCTCACCATTGGAGAGATCACAAGGTGGCTTTTGGCTACACCTGTCCAGTTTATCATAGGCTGGAGATTCTATGTTGGCTCTTACAGGGCTTTACGCCGAGGATCGGCTAACATGGATGTTCTGATCGCTCTGGGAACAAATGCAGCTTATTTCTATTCGTTATACACAGTGTTGAGAGCTGCAACGTCTCCTGATTTCAAAGGAGTTGATTTCTTTGAGACCAGTGCCATGCTCATCTCGTTTATCATACTTGGAAAGTATTTGGAGATTATGGCTAAAGGCAAAACGTCTCAAGCGATCGCAAAGCTTATGAACTTGGCACCAGACACTGCGATATTGTTGGCTGTGGACGAGGAAGGGAGTGTGACTGGCGAAGAGGAGATTGATGGCCGATTGATACAGAAGAATGACGTGATCAAGATCGTTCCTGGTGCTAAAGTAGCTTCGGATGGCTATGTTATATGGGGACAAAGTCATGTGAATGAAAGTATGATAACGGGAGAGGCAAGGCCAGTGGCAAAGAGAAAGGGTGATACTGTTATAGGAGGCACTTTGAACGAGAACGGTGTTCTGCATGTTAAGGTTACAAGAGTCGGTTCAGAGAGTGCTCTTGCACAGATTGTTCGTCTCGTTGAGTCTGCACAACTGGCCAAAGCTCCAGTTCAGAAGTTGGCTGATCGGATTTCCAAGTTCTTTGTTCCTTTG GTAATTTTCCTCTCGTTCTCAACTTGGCTTGCTTGGTTCTTAGCTGGGAAACTGCATTGGTACCCTGAAGCATGGATACCTTCTTCAATGGATAGCTTCGAGCTAGCTCTTCAGTTTGGAATCTCTGTCATGGTCATAGCTTGTCCATGTGCTCTTGGACTGGCTACTCCAACCGCTGTTATGGTTGGCACTGGGGTTGGTGCATCTCAAGGTGTGCTGATAAAGGGTGGTCAAGCTCTAGAAAGAGCACACAAG GTAAATTGCATTGTATTTGACAAGACAGGAACTCTCACGATGGGGAAACCCGTTGTTGTAAAAACCAAACTCCTGAAAAACATGGTACTTAGAGAATTCTATGAACTTGTAGCTGCAACTGAG GTAAACAGCGAGCATCCATTAGCAAAGGCCATTGTTGAATATGGAAAGAAATTCAGAGATGATGAAGAGAACCCTGCGTGGCCTGAAGCCCATGGATTTGTTTCTATCACGGGAAACGGAGTGAGAGCGACCGTTAATGGAAAAGAGATTATGGTGGGAAACAAGAACTTTATGTCTggttataaaattaatattacagcCGATGCTGAGGAGTTGCTAGCAGAAGCTGAAGGGATGGCCCAGACAGGAATCCTCGTGTCTATAGACAGTGAATTGGTTGGAGTTCTGGCTGTTTCGGATCCTGTAAAACCAAATGCTAGAGAAGCCATCTCCATTTTAAAATCCATGAATATCAAAAGCATCATGGTAACAGGTGACAACTGGGGAACTGCAAATTCCATTGCTAGAGAAGTCGGTATAGACTCTGTTATTGCAGAAGCTAAACCGGAGCAGAAAGCAGAGAAAGTCAAGGAGCTACAG GCTGCGGGTCATGTTGTGGCAATGGTTGGAGATGGAGTCAATGACTCACCTGCTCTAGTGGCAGCGGATGTAGGAATGGCGATTGGTGCAGGAACCGATATTGCAATAGAAGCAGCTGATATTGTCCTGATGAAAAGTAACTTGGAAGATGTGATCACAGCCATTGATCTTTCGAGGAAAACGTTCTCAAGGATCCGTCTCAACTACGTATGGGCTCTCGGGTATAACCTCATGGGCATACCTATCGCTGCGGGGGTGCTTTTCCCGTCTACCCGGTTCAGGTTGCCTCCGTGGATTGCAGGTGCTGCAATGGCTGCTTCTTCTGTCAGTGTTGTGTGTTGCTCTCTCTTGTTGAAGAACTACAAGCGGCCTAAGAGGCTTGATAGTCTGGCCATCCGTGAGGTTCAAGTGGAGCGGGTTTAG
- the LOC106436982 gene encoding probable glutathione peroxidase 8 isoform X1, with translation MATKEPVSVYDISIEDANGNSLELSQYKDKVLLIVNVASKCGMTNSNYTELNELYNKYKDKGLEILAFPCNQFGEEEPGTTDQITEFVCTKFKSEFPIFNKIEVNGENASPLYKFLKKGKWGIFGDEIQWNFAKFLVDKNGQAVERYYPTTSPLTLEHDIKKLLNV, from the exons ATGGCGACGAAAGAACCGGTATCTGTTTACGATATAAGCATTGAG GATGCAAATGGAAACAGCTTAGAACTCAGTCAATACAAAGACAAAGTTCTTCTAATTGTCAATGTTGCTTCCAAatg CGGGATGACGAACTCAAACTACACCGAATTGAATGAGCTTTACAACAAGTACAAAGACAAAG GTCTGGAGATTCTAGCATTTCCCTGTAACCAATTTGGTGAAGAGGAACCGGGAACTACTGACCAAATTACAGAGTTTGTTTGTACTAAGTTCAAATCTGAGTTCCCCATTTTCAACAAG ATTGAAGTGAATGGAGAGAATGCTTCTCCTCTTTATAAGTTTCTAAAGAAAGGCAAATGGGGAATCTTCGGAGATGAGATTCAATGGAACTTTGCTAAGTTTCTTGTGGACAAGAATGGTCAAGCTGTAGAACGTTATTACCCAACCACTTCTCCTCTTACACTCGAG CATGACATCAAGAAGCTTCTGAACGTCTGA
- the LOC106436982 gene encoding probable glutathione peroxidase 8 isoform X2 translates to MATKEPDANGNSLELSQYKDKVLLIVNVASKCGMTNSNYTELNELYNKYKDKGLEILAFPCNQFGEEEPGTTDQITEFVCTKFKSEFPIFNKIEVNGENASPLYKFLKKGKWGIFGDEIQWNFAKFLVDKNGQAVERYYPTTSPLTLEHDIKKLLNV, encoded by the exons ATGGCGACGAAAGAACCG GATGCAAATGGAAACAGCTTAGAACTCAGTCAATACAAAGACAAAGTTCTTCTAATTGTCAATGTTGCTTCCAAatg CGGGATGACGAACTCAAACTACACCGAATTGAATGAGCTTTACAACAAGTACAAAGACAAAG GTCTGGAGATTCTAGCATTTCCCTGTAACCAATTTGGTGAAGAGGAACCGGGAACTACTGACCAAATTACAGAGTTTGTTTGTACTAAGTTCAAATCTGAGTTCCCCATTTTCAACAAG ATTGAAGTGAATGGAGAGAATGCTTCTCCTCTTTATAAGTTTCTAAAGAAAGGCAAATGGGGAATCTTCGGAGATGAGATTCAATGGAACTTTGCTAAGTTTCTTGTGGACAAGAATGGTCAAGCTGTAGAACGTTATTACCCAACCACTTCTCCTCTTACACTCGAG CATGACATCAAGAAGCTTCTGAACGTCTGA
- the LOC106436979 gene encoding AT-hook motif nuclear-localized protein 5 isoform X1, translating to MDGREAMAFPGSHYYLPRGAFTNLSPSQVASGLHAPPPPPPGMRPMPNPNPNVHHPQTHFSMADFGHSIHMGMASPLPQPPPPMEQPLVKKKRGRPRKYAPDGQVSLGLSPMPSSAGSKKAEDSSSVTDPNAPKRARGRPPGTGRKQRLANLGEWMNTSAGFAFAPHVISVGAGEDIVSKVMSFSQQRPRALCIMSGTGTVSSVTLRQPATTEPSLTYEGRFEILSLGGSYLVNEEGGSKSRTGGLSVSLSGPEGHVIGGGIGMLIAASLVQVVACSFVYGGVPKSNNNNNKTIKQEGGPKEEHNDSEMETTPTNNAPEAAAQVAQQTPQNFSGQGMSGWPGSGEGSVSGSGRSLDSSRNLLTDIDLTRG from the exons ATGGACGGGAGAGAAGCAATGGCATTTCCAGGCTCTCACTACTATCTCCCGAGAGGAGCCTTCACGAACCTCTCTCCTTCCCAGGTCGCGAGTGGACtccacgcgccgccgccgccgccgccgggAATGAGGCCGATgcctaaccctaaccctaacgTTCATCACCCTCAGACTCATTTCTCCATGGCTGATTTCGGACACAGCATTCACATGGGGATGGCTTCGCCTCTCCCGCAGCCGCCGCCTCCGATGGAGCAGCCGTTGGTTAAGAAGAAACGTGGACGGCCGAGGAAGTATGCTCCTGATGGACAAGTCTCTTTAGGGCTTTCTCCTATGCCTTCTTCTGCTGGTAGTAAGAAAGCTGAGGACTCTTCTTCAGTGACTGATCCGAATGCTCCTAAACGAGCCAGAGGTCGTCCTCCTGGAACTGGTAGGAAGCAACGACTGGCTAATCTTG GTGAGTGGATGAACACTTCAGCTGGATTTGCCTTTGCACCTCATGTCATCAGTGTTGGAGCAGGAGAA GATATTGTTTCAAAAGTAATGTCATTTTCACAGCAAAGACCACGAGCTCTTTGTATAATGTCAGGCACTGGAACAGTTTCTTCAGTCACTCTACGTCAACCCGCTACAACAGAGCCTTCTTTGACATATGAG GGACGTTTTGAGATACTAAGTTTAGGGGGATCTTATTTGGTAAATGAAGAAGGTGGATCCAAAAGTCGAACCGGCGGTTTGAGTGTCTCCCTTTCTGGTCCTGAAGGTCATGTTATCGGCGGTGGGATTGGAATGCTTATCGCAGCCAGCCTCGTTCAG GTGGTGGCTTGTAGTTTTGTATATGGTGGAGTCCCAAAGtctaataataacaataacaaGACCATCAAACAAGAAGGTGGACCAAAGGAAGAGCACAACGATAGTGAAATGGAGACAACACCGACTAATAATGCACCAGAAGCAGCAGCACAGGTGGCCCAGCAGACGCCACAGAACTTCTCAGGTCAGGGAATGAGTGGATGGCCCGGTTCAGGGGAAGGTTCAGTCTCAGGGTCAGGCAGATCACTTGACTCTAGCAGAAACCTACTCACTGATATTGACTTGACTCGCGGATGA
- the LOC106436979 gene encoding AT-hook motif nuclear-localized protein 5 isoform X2: protein MDGREAMAFPGSHYYLPRGAFTNLSPSQVASGLHAPPPPPPGMRPMPNPNPNVHHPQTHFSMADFGHSIHMGMASPLPQPPPPMEQPLVKKKRGRPRKYAPDGQVSLGLSPMPSSAGSKKAEDSSSVTDPNAPKRARGRPPGTGEWMNTSAGFAFAPHVISVGAGEDIVSKVMSFSQQRPRALCIMSGTGTVSSVTLRQPATTEPSLTYEGRFEILSLGGSYLVNEEGGSKSRTGGLSVSLSGPEGHVIGGGIGMLIAASLVQVVACSFVYGGVPKSNNNNNKTIKQEGGPKEEHNDSEMETTPTNNAPEAAAQVAQQTPQNFSGQGMSGWPGSGEGSVSGSGRSLDSSRNLLTDIDLTRG, encoded by the exons ATGGACGGGAGAGAAGCAATGGCATTTCCAGGCTCTCACTACTATCTCCCGAGAGGAGCCTTCACGAACCTCTCTCCTTCCCAGGTCGCGAGTGGACtccacgcgccgccgccgccgccgccgggAATGAGGCCGATgcctaaccctaaccctaacgTTCATCACCCTCAGACTCATTTCTCCATGGCTGATTTCGGACACAGCATTCACATGGGGATGGCTTCGCCTCTCCCGCAGCCGCCGCCTCCGATGGAGCAGCCGTTGGTTAAGAAGAAACGTGGACGGCCGAGGAAGTATGCTCCTGATGGACAAGTCTCTTTAGGGCTTTCTCCTATGCCTTCTTCTGCTGGTAGTAAGAAAGCTGAGGACTCTTCTTCAGTGACTGATCCGAATGCTCCTAAACGAGCCAGAGGTCGTCCTCCTGGAACTG GTGAGTGGATGAACACTTCAGCTGGATTTGCCTTTGCACCTCATGTCATCAGTGTTGGAGCAGGAGAA GATATTGTTTCAAAAGTAATGTCATTTTCACAGCAAAGACCACGAGCTCTTTGTATAATGTCAGGCACTGGAACAGTTTCTTCAGTCACTCTACGTCAACCCGCTACAACAGAGCCTTCTTTGACATATGAG GGACGTTTTGAGATACTAAGTTTAGGGGGATCTTATTTGGTAAATGAAGAAGGTGGATCCAAAAGTCGAACCGGCGGTTTGAGTGTCTCCCTTTCTGGTCCTGAAGGTCATGTTATCGGCGGTGGGATTGGAATGCTTATCGCAGCCAGCCTCGTTCAG GTGGTGGCTTGTAGTTTTGTATATGGTGGAGTCCCAAAGtctaataataacaataacaaGACCATCAAACAAGAAGGTGGACCAAAGGAAGAGCACAACGATAGTGAAATGGAGACAACACCGACTAATAATGCACCAGAAGCAGCAGCACAGGTGGCCCAGCAGACGCCACAGAACTTCTCAGGTCAGGGAATGAGTGGATGGCCCGGTTCAGGGGAAGGTTCAGTCTCAGGGTCAGGCAGATCACTTGACTCTAGCAGAAACCTACTCACTGATATTGACTTGACTCGCGGATGA